The sequence AATGACCAGAATCAGCGTCAATTCCATCCATCCAAACGATCCAAACATTGATTACTCGCTTTCTCTTCTTAATCCCCCCCAAGTTCGTTTACTCCAGGGCTCTAAATCATGCGAACTGGCGGGGCCTTCCTCATGCGAGGAGAAGAATATGAAGGCTATAGGAGAACAGGAATTGAGTCAAGCCCCAACTCGCTCCCCCAATAGAGGGATGAGAGACCTTTGGCTAACCCTTGCGTGTTACAGAGGGGGTTAGCGAATGAAGGGCATTCTCGCGTTTAAGTCAATGGTTGAGACAGAATTGGGCGAGTAGTCACTTGCGCTTGCCCTCAATCTCAGCTTGCTGACGAAGGTATGGCCTTGAGTGGCAACGGTGTCCAGCTTGCGCCTGCATCGGTCGAGCGGTACAGGCCGCTCCCGTTCGTTCCGGCATAGAGGATGCGTGAATCGCGCTGGTTCATCGCAAGGGCGCGAATATTCAAGGAAGCAAGTCCGTTATTGATCGGACTCCAAGATTGCCCACTATCGGAGCTCTTCCAGACCCCTCCAGGCCCTCCGATATACAGAGTTTGAGGCTGGGCTGGGTCGAGGAGGATCGCGCTGATGAACAGATCCGGGAGTGATTGTCCGATGCGCTCCCATTGTTCCCCGCGCGTCGCGGTGCGGAAAAGGCCCTTGGTTGTTCCGGCATAGACGATGTCCGGGTTCACCACGTCGAAGACAATGGCATTGACCCCCAACGCCATAGCCCCCATCAGCTCCTGTTCAGAAATCAACCCATTGTTTATTTTCTTCCATCCCATCGCAGCACTGTCGGACCGATAGATTCCTCCCGTAGTTCCCGCATAGAGGACCCGGGGATCACGGGGATGAATGGCGATGGAGACCACGATATGAACTTCTTTCATCCCCGCCATGCGCTCTTCCCATTCACGTCCGCCGTCTTTGGTGTAAAAGGCGCCGACGGTTGTGGCGGCATACATCTGGTCATGATCTGTCGGGTGAAAGACGAACTGATTGATAAAGGAGACATGTTCTTTCAGTCCGACGTTGTGGGGAAGCCAATGTTGCCCGCCATCCGGACTCTTGTAGACGGCATCGGCCATTGTGCCGGCATAGATCGTCGCCGGGAACTGAGGATCGATCGCCAGGGTCGTCACTCGTCTGGCGCTGAAACTTGGGAACCGTTCCCACAGTCGGCCCCCGTCGCGCGACTTATAGACCGCATCGTTCGTGGCGACATAGAGAATCTCCGCGTTCGTCGGGTGCAGAGCGATGGAGACAATCGCCTCGCTCTCCTTCTGGCAGCCAGCGCCCGCCAGGCAGAAGAATAAGGCAAGGGCGCAGGCGAATAGCCGCTGGATCTGAATGGTTCGAAGCATCGTCATGATGGACAACTTGTGCAGGGGAAATAGGCGAGAAACCTAATCACAGCGGTTGGAGGGGAGTCAAGATAGATGGAGGTAACCGGTGAGAGAAACCCGTAACTTTTAGCGCCAGCTTAGCGTGGGCAACTAGAATTAAGCTTCAAATCCGTCCGTTCCCAGAACTTGTAGCCCAGGGCTGTTTCGAGCGCTTTCAGCCGTTCTTCTGAGTATGGATGGTCTGCCGTCAATTTTTCGATAGGATTATCGGCTTCGTTGCGAGCGCTATCGCCAAGTATCCGCCGCTCTTCGAGTTCGTTCTTGAGTCTGGTAAAAAAATTGTCGTGCGATAACCCTTCTTTGATACCGATCGGAGATGCCCCAGCGGCAAGGGCCATCTGGGCTCCGAGTAGATCAGCCTGCAATTCCTGTTCACGAGCGAACTGTGCCAGCTGCGCCTTTAGTTCGACCTCCCGATGCAGCTCCTCTCTTGGCGTGAGGGGCTGGCCCGTTTGGTATTTTTGATAGATGCGGTCACGCACGTCCGTGAGACGATCCCCCTCTACAGGGTCGAGACGAACAGAGTTCAGCTTATTTTCCAACGCTTCCCGCACGATGAGCTTGTTGTAATGATTGAGCTGAATATGGGCAAGCTCATGTCCGGCGATGAACAGAAGCTCATCTTCCGAAGGTGCGCGATCGAGATAGCTTTGGTCGAAGTAAATGGTTGAAGCAGTGGCTGCCGCGCCCATCCCGCTCGGCTTTGCCAAAATGCGAACATCGACTGGCACGGAAGCTTGATCCGATGATCCCTGAACGCGTTGAACTATAGCTTTAAGCCGTTGTTCGATCAGCGGATTCCTGACGAACCCGTGCTTGGCTTCAGCGACCTCGTCCCAGCTTTGGCCATGTCGATTCGCGAAATGGGCCAGCCGATCCCAAGCCTTGCGAACCAATTTATCCAAGGGGGCTCGTTCCTTCACGCCCAGCTCTGGAAGAAGATAGGTGATGGCCCGTGTCGTGAGATTGAGTTGGGCGTCTGCCAGGCGGACTCTCTCTTCCACCTTGGCGAGCGCATCCCGAGAGATAATCAACGCCCGATCGGCCTTTTCGTGCGCGGCATAATGAACGGGCCGGTCGCTGAGCGAGCGAATGAACGTTTCGATATCAGAAATCTTGTCTTGGGCATGGCGCTTCTCGGCCAACGCCGCATCTTTCTCCGCCTGCTGGCAGGACAACAGCCGCTCGATCTTGGCGCGAGCGGCGATCCGGGGATCGGCCTGGTCGGCCGCAAAGGAGGCGGCTGCGGGCAGCATTAGGTGACACAGAATCACGACGGAACATGCAATGGGAGAGGCGCGCCTTTGCACGGCGGCTATTCCTTCTCTGCCTTCATCGCCTGCTGTTTC comes from Nitrospirota bacterium and encodes:
- a CDS encoding M48 family metalloprotease, with the translated sequence MLPAAASFAADQADPRIAARAKIERLLSCQQAEKDAALAEKRHAQDKISDIETFIRSLSDRPVHYAAHEKADRALIISRDALAKVEERVRLADAQLNLTTRAITYLLPELGVKERAPLDKLVRKAWDRLAHFANRHGQSWDEVAEAKHGFVRNPLIEQRLKAIVQRVQGSSDQASVPVDVRILAKPSGMGAAATASTIYFDQSYLDRAPSEDELLFIAGHELAHIQLNHYNKLIVREALENKLNSVRLDPVEGDRLTDVRDRIYQKYQTGQPLTPREELHREVELKAQLAQFAREQELQADLLGAQMALAAGASPIGIKEGLSHDNFFTRLKNELEERRILGDSARNEADNPIEKLTADHPYSEERLKALETALGYKFWERTDLKLNSSCPR